In Triticum aestivum cultivar Chinese Spring chromosome 5B, IWGSC CS RefSeq v2.1, whole genome shotgun sequence, the following proteins share a genomic window:
- the LOC100049037 gene encoding tubulin alpha-2 chain, translating into MRECISIHIGQAGIQVGNACWELYCLEHGIQPDGQTNGDKTIGGGDDAFNTFFSETGAGKYVPRAVFVDLEPTVIDEVRTSAYRQLFHPEQLISGKEDAANNFARGHYTIGKEIVDLCLDRIRKLADNCTGLQGFLVFNAVGGGTGSGLGSLLLERLSVDYGKKSKLGFTVYPSPQVSTSVVEPYNSVLSTHSLLEHTDVSILLDNEAIYDICRRSLDIERPTYTNLNRLVSQVISSLTTSLRFDGALNVDVTEFQTNLVPYPRIHFMLSSYAPVISAEKAYHEQLSVSEITNSAFEPSSMMAKCDPRHGKYMACCLMYRGDVVPKDVNAAVATIKTKRTIQFVDWCPTGFKCGINYQPPTVVPGGDLAKVQRAVCMISNSTSVVEVFSRIDHKFDLMYAKRAFVHWYVGEGMEEGEFSEAREDLAALEKDYEEVGAEGGDDEDGEEDDDY; encoded by the exons ATGAGGGAGTGCATCTCGATCCACATCGGGCAGGCCGGCATCCAGGTCGGCAACGCGTGCTGGGAACTTTACTGCCTCGAGCACGGCATCCAG CCTGATGGCCAGACGAACGGCGACAAGACCATCGGAGGTGGTGATGACGCCTTCAACACCTTCTTCAGCGAGACCGGAGCCGGCAAGTACGTGCCCCGCGCGGTCTTCGTCGACCTCGAGCCCACCGTGATTGACGAGGTCCGCACCAGCGCCTACCGCCAGCTCTTCCACCCCGAGCAGCTCATCAGCGGCAAGGAGGACGCGGCCAACAACTTCGCCCGTGGTCACTACACAA TCGGCAAGGAGATTGTGGATCTCTGCCTGGACCGCATCCGCAAGCTGGCCGACAACTGCACTGGCCTGCAGGGCTTCCTGGTCTTCAACGCCGTCGGCGGTGGAACCGGGTCTGGGCTCGGGTCGCTCCTCCTCGAGCGCCTGTCCGTGGACTATGGAAAGAAGTCCAAGCTCGGGTTCACCGTGTACCCATCCCCTCAGGTGTCGACCTCTGTGGTCGAGCCCTACAACAGTGTGCTGTCCACCCACTCCCTGCTGGAGCACACCGATGTCTCCATCCTGCTCGACAACGAGGCCATCTACGACATCTGCAGGCGCTCCCTGGACATCGAGAGGCCCACCTACACCAACCTGAACCGCCTCGTCTCTCAG GTGATCTCATCGCTGACCACCTCCCTGAGGTTCGACGGTGCCCTGAACGTGGACGTGACCGAGTTCCAGACCAACCTGGTCCCGTACCCTCGGATCCACTTCATGCTCTCGTCCTACGCGCCGGTCATCTCGGCGGAGAAGGCGTACCACGAGCAGCTGTCTGTGTCGGAGATCACCAACAGCGCGTTCGAGCCGTCGTCCATGATGGCCAAGTGCGACCCTCGCCACGGCAAGTACATGGCGTGCTGCCTCATGTACCGGGGCGACGTGGTGCCCAAGGACGTGAACGCGGCGGTGGCCACCATCAAGACCAAGCGCACCATCCAGTTCGTGGACTGGTGCCCCACGGGGTTCAAGTGCGGCATCAACTACCAGCCGCCCACCGTGGTGCCCGGCGGCGACCTGGCCAAGGTGCAGAGGGCCGTCTGCATGATCTCCAACTCCACCAGCGTCGTCGAGGTCTTCTCCCGCATCGACCACAAGTTCGACCTCATGTACGCGAAGCGTGCCTTCGTGCACTGGTACGTGGGCGAGGGCATGGAGGAGGGCGAGTTCTCCGAGGCCCGTGAGGACCTGGCCGCCCTGGAGAAGGACTACGAGGAGGTCGGCGCCGAGGGCGGCGATGATGAGGatggcgaggaggacgacgactacTGA